A section of the Alkalispirochaeta americana genome encodes:
- a CDS encoding LysR family transcriptional regulator produces MDVIKLKAFCTVAALRSISKAAEVLYYTQPAVSAQIRELENAYGARLFRRVGQQLDLTVAGEALLPQATQLLETFELSRQVVADTVEQAQKTVTLGASTMPVTHLVPELIASFQRSHPGITVSLVTGSAAQIEHMIITGDVDVGILGRTGATRGKVRFIQHDLLYDPLVVVAGSSHPWAEAEKPPSLKEIGQERYVLPPANTLTRRFVEKWFRRHGLHLDVAYELINTEAIKRMVMQGHGVTILGNLVVAQEVEAGWLRKIPCEPLDIGRTICLVHQQESELPSAVCDFCNFVTEQYG; encoded by the coding sequence ATGGACGTAATAAAACTCAAGGCCTTTTGTACAGTGGCGGCCTTGCGAAGTATCAGCAAAGCTGCCGAGGTGCTCTACTACACCCAGCCGGCCGTGAGCGCCCAGATCCGGGAGCTGGAGAATGCCTACGGGGCGCGCCTTTTTCGGCGGGTGGGGCAGCAACTTGATCTCACCGTTGCCGGTGAGGCGCTTCTGCCGCAGGCAACGCAGCTTCTGGAAACCTTCGAGCTGAGCCGTCAGGTTGTGGCCGATACGGTAGAGCAGGCCCAAAAGACCGTTACCCTGGGAGCAAGCACCATGCCGGTGACGCACCTGGTCCCGGAACTGATCGCCTCGTTTCAGCGAAGCCACCCTGGCATAACGGTCTCATTGGTTACGGGGAGCGCGGCCCAGATCGAGCATATGATTATTACCGGCGATGTAGATGTGGGAATTCTGGGCAGAACCGGGGCAACCCGGGGTAAGGTCCGGTTTATTCAGCACGATCTGCTCTACGATCCCCTGGTGGTTGTGGCTGGTTCTTCCCATCCCTGGGCAGAGGCTGAGAAGCCGCCCTCCCTGAAAGAAATCGGCCAGGAGCGGTATGTCCTGCCTCCGGCTAATACCCTGACGAGACGCTTTGTGGAGAAGTGGTTTCGCCGTCATGGCCTGCACCTCGATGTGGCCTACGAGTTGATCAATACTGAAGCGATCAAGCGCATGGTTATGCAGGGTCATGGTGTTACCATTCTGGGAAATCTGGTGGTGGCCCAGGAGGTGGAAGCCGGGTGGCTTCGGAAAATTCCCTGCGAACCGCTCGACATCGGGCGGACTATCTGTCTGGTCCACCAGCAGGAGTCGGAATTGCCCTCGGCGGTGTGCGACTTCTGCAATTTTGTTACCGAGCAATACGGGTAA
- a CDS encoding sensor histidine kinase: MERHGLRRQATLRSDLAVSFITITAVAVILVGGISFHNARWAVNSVSAHLRREVALRIQENLESFLAPALHITEVNARAVSSGNLDPTNREELLRRFRQQIDLIPSVSSVYFGNPRGGLANSGRESSLDERYVIFTENFRAGTFEKWSIDSRGKPLELMAVVPDFDARTRDWYRDALARDGAVWSDVYVLFTGQDMALAASRPAYDPRGNMAGVFSVDLFLGQIGDFLQDLEIGFRGKAFLVDSQGHLVASSLADDPPILENGEGGYRLRHLEESSCSVIRAASALFRNEETRFSPSRELGDERFFSAGRSHYIHTAPLRYRSGPDWFIGVVIPEADFMGRIEQNNRLLLVIILGVLFLCAALGVFTARRITGPIWALTVAAGEIASGERAEEIPEDSPLLEIHQLTHSFNEMSRRLADTVSGLKEEVRERKQVQVALQHSLDEKEVLLREVHHRVNNNLSVVAGLLNLQASTITTPQQAIAGFEVSRSRIMTMALVHEELCASEDLARIEMNPFLNHVATQIPQFQETRGRITLHVHAGGVRCGVDAAIVCGLVVNELVGNAITYAFPQDEPGDVWVTLRKTEGRHELVVRDNGVGLPEGFFEGSVEGNTLGITLVRMLAEQIHGDFYIEPSSGAHFVLLF; encoded by the coding sequence GTGGAGCGTCACGGTCTGAGGCGGCAGGCAACACTCAGGAGCGATCTTGCAGTTTCGTTTATCACCATCACCGCAGTAGCGGTTATTCTGGTGGGGGGCATATCCTTCCACAACGCCCGCTGGGCAGTGAACAGCGTATCGGCCCATCTTCGTCGGGAGGTAGCTCTTCGAATTCAGGAGAATCTGGAATCCTTCCTTGCGCCGGCACTGCATATTACCGAGGTAAATGCCCGGGCTGTATCCTCGGGCAACCTTGATCCGACAAACCGGGAAGAACTCCTGAGGCGGTTTCGCCAGCAAATAGATCTGATTCCCTCCGTTTCAAGCGTCTACTTCGGAAATCCCCGGGGCGGGCTCGCCAACAGCGGCCGTGAATCCTCTCTGGACGAGCGCTACGTGATTTTTACCGAAAATTTCAGGGCAGGAACTTTTGAGAAGTGGAGTATTGACTCCCGGGGAAAGCCCCTGGAACTCATGGCGGTGGTCCCCGATTTTGACGCGCGCACCAGGGATTGGTACCGGGATGCCCTGGCCCGGGATGGCGCGGTATGGTCCGACGTGTACGTTCTCTTTACCGGCCAGGACATGGCCCTTGCCGCAAGCCGTCCCGCCTACGATCCCCGGGGTAACATGGCCGGGGTTTTTTCGGTGGATCTCTTTCTCGGGCAGATTGGAGATTTCCTTCAGGACCTTGAGATCGGGTTCCGGGGAAAGGCCTTCCTGGTGGACAGTCAGGGCCACCTTGTCGCGTCGTCCCTGGCCGATGACCCCCCGATCCTTGAAAACGGCGAGGGAGGGTATCGCCTGCGGCACCTGGAGGAAAGTTCCTGTTCCGTTATACGTGCTGCCAGCGCGCTTTTTCGGAACGAGGAGACTCGCTTTTCTCCCTCTCGGGAGCTCGGGGACGAGCGGTTTTTTTCGGCGGGCCGGTCTCATTATATCCACACGGCGCCCCTGCGGTATCGGTCGGGCCCGGACTGGTTCATCGGGGTGGTGATTCCCGAGGCTGATTTCATGGGAAGAATCGAGCAGAACAATCGTCTCCTGCTGGTTATCATTCTGGGGGTTCTCTTCCTTTGTGCTGCCCTGGGGGTGTTTACGGCCCGACGGATCACCGGTCCCATTTGGGCTCTCACCGTTGCCGCCGGCGAGATTGCCTCGGGGGAGCGGGCCGAGGAGATTCCCGAAGATTCTCCCCTCTTGGAGATTCATCAACTGACCCATTCCTTCAACGAGATGTCCCGCCGCCTGGCCGATACGGTGTCAGGTCTGAAAGAAGAGGTGCGGGAGCGAAAGCAAGTTCAGGTAGCGCTTCAGCACAGCCTCGACGAAAAAGAGGTTCTTCTCCGGGAGGTTCATCATCGGGTCAACAATAACCTGAGTGTTGTGGCGGGGCTCCTGAATCTCCAGGCGTCGACAATCACAACACCCCAACAGGCTATTGCCGGGTTTGAGGTGAGCCGGAGCAGAATCATGACCATGGCCCTGGTCCACGAAGAGTTATGCGCGTCGGAGGATCTGGCAAGAATCGAGATGAACCCCTTCCTGAACCACGTGGCTACCCAGATACCGCAGTTTCAGGAAACCCGGGGTCGGATCACCCTCCATGTTCACGCCGGGGGAGTTCGGTGCGGGGTCGATGCTGCCATTGTCTGCGGTCTTGTGGTGAACGAGCTGGTGGGAAACGCCATTACCTACGCGTTTCCGCAAGACGAACCCGGTGATGTCTGGGTAACGCTCAGGAAAACGGAAGGACGGCACGAGCTGGTTGTTCGCGACAACGGAGTGGGTCTTCCCGAAGGGTTTTTTGAAGGATCTGTCGAAGGAAATACTCTGGGAATCACCCTGGTTCGGATGCTGGCAGAACAAATTCACGGAGATTTTTATATCGAACCCTCTTCCGGGGCACACTTTGTCCTTCTTTTCTGA
- a CDS encoding DUF1007 family protein — protein MPVRDSSRGTLFSLISVLFLVVSGTSLGAHPHIWVDSRIEVRVAEASLEAVRAYWTFDPFFSEMILFDYGRPQGEGGAFTAVQVEAIRQGAFENLRHYGFFTILRVDGERRTVERVENFSTFLDDEESLVYAFDIPLRIPVSSAGTELAVSMYDETFFTDMMFSDPYATVSGDHQVRYRKERIREVHSIPIWGEMNRETVQFRFWRR, from the coding sequence ATGCCTGTCCGAGATTCTTCCCGAGGAACCCTTTTCTCCCTGATATCGGTGTTGTTCCTCGTCGTCTCAGGGACCTCCCTGGGGGCGCATCCCCATATCTGGGTCGACAGCAGAATAGAGGTGCGTGTAGCGGAAGCTTCCCTTGAGGCGGTCCGTGCCTATTGGACCTTTGATCCCTTCTTCTCGGAGATGATTCTCTTTGACTACGGACGACCCCAGGGGGAGGGCGGCGCCTTTACGGCGGTCCAGGTGGAAGCTATCCGCCAGGGAGCGTTCGAGAATCTGCGTCATTACGGATTTTTCACCATTCTGCGTGTCGATGGAGAACGCCGGACCGTGGAGCGGGTGGAGAACTTCTCCACCTTTCTTGATGATGAAGAATCGCTGGTCTATGCCTTCGATATCCCCCTGAGGATTCCCGTCTCGTCGGCCGGAACGGAGCTGGCCGTCTCGATGTACGACGAAACGTTTTTCACCGATATGATGTTTTCCGATCCCTATGCAACCGTCTCTGGTGATCACCAGGTGCGCTACAGGAAAGAGCGGATTCGCGAGGTCCATTCCATCCCGATCTGGGGAGAGATGAACCGCGAGACTGTCCAGTTCCGCTTCTGGCGCAGATAA
- a CDS encoding heavy metal translocating P-type ATPase — translation MKETEKTPPLVETVTLPVRGMSCASCAAGVEATLKGTSGVSQAAVNFAAEKVSLSFDPREVTLDTLARGVEQAGYHLVVDGTRESQNEEALTLSQARRRMQISSILAGGVMILMIFRMAGLPIPGYQWIITLLGAPVVFGVGRHVHLGAFRAFRSGRPNMDVLVSLGSLPAFLAGIAAFFFPLQAFTEMAITIMTFHLIGKYLEARAKGRASEALRKLIQLGAKTARILVDGQEKDVDVSALRPGDVMVVRPGEKIPTDGEILTGSSHIDESMATGEPLPVRKEPGQPVIGATLNQEGALTVTVTKTGKDTFLSQVISLVEECQGSKVPIQDFADRVTGYFVPAILILTAGTFVSYLVFPDFHRMIITWGAGFLPWVNPDLPPLTLAFITATAVLVIACPCALGLGTPTALMVGSGIGAEQGILIRNGEAVQTLKDVSLVAFDKTGTITAGKPQLTDIVPAPGFTDQEILERAASAERLSEHPLARAIGEAAQDRGLSPKESESFSSTTGAGVTARTGGMVIRVGSRQLMLQAGIDPSPLEEVLKDMESRARTAILVAVDDRLAGVLAVADPLKKSSARAIKALEERGIATAMITGDNQGTARAIAEAAGITQVVAQVLPDGKVAEIRRLQEQYGLVAMVGDGINDAPALKQANVGIAIGTGTDIAIEAADITLVRGDLMTLVTAVDLSRATFRKIKENFFWAWFYNLLAVPVAMMGLLHPMVGAAAMSLSSLNVVYNSLRLKRLKIGAS, via the coding sequence ATGAAAGAGACAGAGAAGACACCTCCCCTGGTGGAAACCGTAACCCTGCCGGTAAGAGGGATGAGCTGCGCCTCCTGCGCAGCTGGCGTAGAGGCGACCCTCAAGGGAACGTCCGGAGTAAGCCAGGCAGCGGTAAACTTTGCTGCCGAAAAGGTATCGCTCTCCTTCGATCCCCGGGAAGTTACCCTGGACACCCTCGCCCGGGGGGTGGAACAGGCGGGGTACCACCTTGTTGTCGATGGCACCCGGGAATCACAGAACGAAGAGGCCCTCACCCTCAGCCAGGCTCGACGGCGAATGCAGATATCGTCGATCCTCGCCGGAGGAGTGATGATCTTGATGATTTTTCGAATGGCAGGCCTGCCGATACCAGGATACCAGTGGATTATTACCCTTCTGGGAGCTCCCGTGGTATTCGGCGTGGGACGTCACGTTCACCTGGGAGCCTTTCGGGCATTCCGTTCGGGCCGTCCCAACATGGATGTCCTGGTCTCATTGGGGTCCCTCCCGGCCTTCCTGGCAGGAATAGCGGCCTTTTTCTTTCCTCTTCAAGCATTTACCGAGATGGCCATAACCATCATGACCTTCCACCTCATAGGAAAGTACCTGGAAGCCCGCGCCAAGGGGCGGGCTTCCGAGGCTCTTCGCAAACTGATTCAGCTGGGAGCCAAAACAGCCCGTATCCTGGTAGATGGCCAGGAAAAGGACGTGGACGTGAGCGCCCTGCGCCCGGGAGATGTCATGGTTGTCCGGCCCGGGGAAAAAATCCCCACCGATGGAGAGATCCTGACCGGATCCAGTCATATCGACGAGAGCATGGCCACAGGAGAACCGCTTCCGGTGCGCAAGGAGCCGGGGCAACCGGTAATCGGGGCAACCCTCAACCAGGAAGGGGCTCTCACGGTGACCGTGACAAAGACAGGAAAGGATACCTTCCTGTCCCAGGTGATCTCCCTGGTAGAGGAGTGTCAGGGGAGCAAAGTGCCCATCCAGGACTTTGCCGACCGTGTAACGGGGTATTTTGTACCGGCCATTCTCATTCTGACGGCCGGGACTTTCGTCTCGTACCTGGTGTTTCCCGATTTCCATCGGATGATCATCACCTGGGGCGCCGGATTTCTCCCCTGGGTAAATCCTGACCTGCCTCCCCTGACACTGGCCTTCATCACTGCCACGGCGGTGCTGGTTATCGCCTGCCCCTGCGCCCTGGGGCTGGGAACCCCCACGGCCCTTATGGTAGGCAGCGGGATCGGGGCAGAACAGGGAATTCTGATCCGGAACGGCGAGGCGGTCCAGACCCTGAAGGACGTCTCCCTGGTGGCCTTCGATAAAACCGGAACGATCACCGCCGGGAAGCCGCAACTTACCGACATCGTCCCCGCCCCGGGCTTCACGGATCAGGAGATTCTGGAGCGGGCGGCCTCGGCAGAACGGCTCAGCGAGCACCCCCTGGCCAGAGCCATAGGAGAGGCAGCACAAGATCGGGGGCTCTCGCCAAAAGAAAGCGAAAGCTTCTCCTCCACCACCGGAGCGGGTGTTACCGCCCGGACCGGGGGGATGGTAATCCGCGTGGGAAGCAGACAACTCATGCTCCAGGCAGGGATCGATCCGTCTCCCCTTGAGGAAGTCCTGAAAGATATGGAATCCCGGGCACGAACGGCCATTCTTGTTGCCGTGGATGACCGCCTCGCCGGTGTGCTGGCCGTGGCAGACCCCCTGAAGAAAAGTTCCGCCCGGGCTATCAAAGCCCTGGAGGAGCGCGGCATCGCCACGGCCATGATCACCGGAGACAACCAGGGCACCGCCCGGGCCATCGCCGAGGCAGCAGGAATCACCCAGGTGGTGGCCCAGGTTCTGCCCGACGGCAAGGTTGCAGAAATCCGGCGCCTTCAGGAGCAGTACGGACTGGTCGCCATGGTAGGAGACGGCATCAACGATGCACCGGCCCTCAAACAGGCCAACGTGGGAATCGCTATCGGCACCGGCACGGATATCGCAATCGAGGCAGCCGATATTACTCTGGTCCGAGGCGATCTGATGACTCTGGTCACGGCGGTGGACCTCTCCCGGGCAACCTTCCGCAAGATAAAGGAGAACTTTTTCTGGGCCTGGTTCTATAATCTGCTGGCCGTACCCGTGGCGATGATGGGACTCCTCCATCCCATGGTGGGTGCTGCCGCCATGAGCCTGAGCTCTCTCAATGTGGTGTATAACTCGCTCAGACTGAAACGCCTGAAGATAGGCGCCTCCTGA
- a CDS encoding metal-sensitive transcriptional regulator → MMSEEQKKNVRERLNRIAGQVGGVQRMVEDGRYCMDILAQTRSVIAALRAVEDLIMENHLKTCVTQAIKNDDTEDQREKVEELMQILAQFRKYG, encoded by the coding sequence ATGATGTCAGAAGAACAGAAAAAAAATGTTCGCGAGCGTCTGAACCGGATCGCCGGACAGGTGGGCGGGGTTCAGCGAATGGTCGAGGACGGGCGGTATTGCATGGATATTCTGGCCCAGACTCGCTCGGTCATCGCTGCGCTTCGGGCGGTGGAGGATCTGATTATGGAGAACCACCTGAAAACCTGCGTGACCCAGGCGATAAAAAACGACGACACCGAGGACCAGCGGGAAAAAGTGGAGGAGCTGATGCAGATCCTTGCTCAGTTCCGCAAATACGGGTGA
- a CDS encoding NADH-quinone oxidoreductase subunit NuoE family protein gives MHQETASISLDPVQQQRLQTIVESHREEKGALIPVLQDAQGAFGFLSREVLQEVSRLLHIPFSVVSGVVTFYSYFSTTPKGKNTLRVCLGTACYVRNGKQVLADLQKELSLAVGETTEDRCFTLEIGRCFGACGLAPVVMVNDDVHQRVKAARIREMLAPYREEFQNETEQKEAEHEKEGAHE, from the coding sequence ATGCATCAAGAGACCGCCTCCATCTCGTTAGATCCTGTTCAACAACAACGGCTTCAGACCATCGTGGAATCGCACCGAGAGGAGAAGGGGGCGCTTATTCCCGTTCTTCAAGACGCCCAGGGGGCGTTCGGTTTTCTCTCCCGAGAGGTTCTGCAGGAGGTATCCCGCCTGTTGCACATTCCTTTCAGCGTGGTCTCGGGAGTTGTAACTTTCTATTCCTATTTCAGCACGACCCCCAAGGGGAAGAACACCCTCCGGGTCTGTCTGGGCACGGCCTGTTATGTCCGGAACGGCAAGCAGGTGCTGGCAGATCTCCAGAAGGAGCTCTCCCTTGCCGTGGGAGAAACCACGGAAGATCGCTGTTTCACCCTGGAAATCGGGCGCTGCTTTGGAGCCTGCGGCCTGGCCCCGGTGGTTATGGTGAACGACGACGTCCATCAGCGGGTAAAGGCTGCACGGATCCGGGAGATGCTTGCTCCCTATCGCGAAGAGTTTCAAAACGAGACAGAGCAGAAAGAAGCCGAGCATGAAAAGGAGGGGGCCCATGAGTGA
- a CDS encoding NADH-ubiquinone oxidoreductase-F iron-sulfur binding region domain-containing protein: MSDNQRSVSVCGGGGCVASGSLKLIELLQEEISREGIDCLVTLSGCMGPCARGPIIKIQPDGVLYQDVCAEDVPEIVSSHLKEGNILERLCHRRPDTGTPVPREADIDFFRHQKKIVLAQCGTVDPLSLESYQKSGGYQALQQALGELSPDRIIGILQEAGLRGRGGAGFPTWKKWRFTRDVPGEQRFVVCNADEGDPGAFMDRSILEGNPHGLIEGMAIAAYVVGASKGYIYVRAEYPVAVERLSRAINSAREAGILGDSMMESGISFDLEIRMGSGAFVCGEETALMASIEGQRGEPRPRPPFPAESGLWQAPTLLNNVETYANVPPIITNGAAWFANTGTEKSPGTKVFALAGAVVNTGLVEVPMGTTLGEIIYDIGGGITGGKSFKAAQIGGPSGGCIPREHLSVPLDYESVSKLGAIMGSGGLIVMDDDACMVDVARFFLEFVQEESCGKCVPCRVGTKRMLEILNRICEGHGMEGDIERLEFLGNQIKETSLCGLGQSAPNPVLSTIRYFREEYEQHIHQRHCEAGVCPSLVRAPCQSACPAGVDVPGFVSLVGEERYAEALRLHRERNPFAAVCARVCFHTCEEKCRRAALDSPVAIRSIKRFMVDQEVTLQHPRVIENKENEERKIAIIGGGPAGLSCGYFLARLGYRPVVFEAEQRPGGMLVQTIPAYRLPRETLAREIRMIEQLGVTIETQKALGRDFTLDGLRQEGYEALFLALGAPEGMSLGIPGEDAPGVVEANAFLREYNIRGSVPVGKNVVVVGGGNAAVDAARTALRLGAETVTIVYRRSQEQMPAYAEEISEALHEGVRLRCLAQPVSLSTGKDGTLEALRCSPMALGAFDRSGRRRPTSSGNEPFTLKTDQVIVAIGQKLNARPLLGDLEVELTDQGFLKADPSTGQTSVPWLFAGGDAASGPASVVWAIAAGERAARGMDMLFTGEDHAFWREEHSPDTAFDPDADPVEFPREAVATIPVERRRGSFDEVELPWNELVALRQCQRCLRCDYGKVTVQQETHYA, from the coding sequence ATGAGTGATAATCAACGCTCTGTTTCTGTCTGCGGCGGAGGTGGCTGCGTCGCTTCGGGATCCCTCAAGCTGATCGAACTGCTCCAGGAGGAAATAAGCCGGGAAGGGATAGACTGCCTGGTCACCCTTTCGGGATGCATGGGGCCCTGCGCCCGGGGACCAATTATCAAAATCCAGCCCGATGGAGTCCTCTACCAGGACGTATGCGCCGAGGACGTTCCCGAGATAGTCTCGTCACACCTGAAAGAAGGGAATATCCTGGAGCGGCTCTGTCACAGGCGCCCCGATACGGGAACGCCCGTACCACGGGAAGCCGATATCGATTTTTTCCGCCACCAGAAGAAGATCGTTCTGGCCCAGTGCGGAACGGTCGATCCCCTGAGCCTTGAGTCCTACCAGAAATCCGGGGGATACCAGGCCCTGCAGCAGGCCCTGGGAGAACTCAGCCCCGACAGGATCATCGGCATCCTTCAGGAAGCGGGCCTCCGCGGACGCGGGGGAGCGGGCTTTCCCACCTGGAAAAAATGGCGTTTCACCCGGGATGTTCCAGGTGAGCAGAGGTTTGTCGTTTGCAATGCCGACGAAGGGGACCCGGGAGCTTTCATGGACAGAAGTATCCTCGAAGGAAACCCCCACGGCCTGATCGAGGGAATGGCGATCGCCGCCTATGTGGTGGGAGCCTCCAAAGGGTACATCTATGTCCGCGCCGAATACCCCGTCGCCGTGGAACGGCTCTCCCGGGCAATCAATTCGGCCCGGGAAGCCGGCATCCTGGGAGACTCCATGATGGAGAGCGGTATCTCCTTCGATCTGGAGATCCGCATGGGATCGGGGGCCTTTGTTTGCGGCGAGGAGACCGCCCTTATGGCCTCCATCGAGGGCCAGCGGGGAGAGCCCCGGCCCCGGCCGCCTTTCCCGGCAGAGTCGGGTCTCTGGCAGGCCCCCACCCTGCTGAATAACGTTGAAACCTACGCCAACGTTCCGCCCATTATCACCAACGGAGCGGCCTGGTTCGCCAATACGGGAACTGAGAAGAGTCCCGGGACAAAGGTCTTTGCCCTGGCCGGAGCGGTGGTCAACACCGGCCTTGTGGAGGTTCCCATGGGAACCACCCTGGGCGAAATCATCTACGATATCGGCGGGGGAATCACGGGAGGGAAATCCTTCAAGGCAGCCCAGATCGGGGGGCCCTCGGGAGGATGCATCCCCCGGGAGCACCTGAGCGTTCCTCTGGATTACGAATCGGTGAGCAAACTGGGAGCGATCATGGGATCCGGCGGGTTGATTGTTATGGACGACGATGCCTGCATGGTGGACGTAGCCCGGTTTTTTCTGGAGTTTGTCCAGGAAGAATCCTGCGGAAAATGCGTGCCCTGCCGGGTAGGGACCAAGCGGATGCTGGAGATCCTGAACCGCATCTGTGAGGGCCACGGCATGGAGGGGGATATCGAACGCCTGGAGTTCCTGGGAAATCAGATCAAGGAAACATCCCTCTGCGGGCTGGGACAAAGCGCTCCCAATCCTGTACTGTCCACGATCCGCTACTTCCGGGAGGAATACGAACAGCATATCCACCAGCGCCATTGCGAGGCGGGAGTCTGCCCCTCTCTGGTGAGGGCTCCCTGCCAGAGCGCGTGCCCCGCTGGCGTGGACGTACCGGGCTTTGTCTCCCTGGTAGGAGAAGAGCGTTACGCCGAAGCCTTGCGGCTTCACCGGGAACGGAACCCCTTCGCGGCGGTCTGCGCCCGGGTCTGTTTCCACACCTGCGAGGAGAAGTGCCGCCGAGCCGCCCTGGACTCACCGGTGGCAATCCGAAGCATCAAACGCTTCATGGTGGATCAGGAGGTCACCCTTCAGCACCCCCGGGTGATCGAAAACAAGGAGAACGAGGAACGGAAGATTGCGATTATCGGAGGAGGTCCTGCGGGGCTCTCCTGCGGATATTTCCTGGCTCGCCTGGGATATCGACCGGTGGTCTTTGAAGCGGAGCAACGACCAGGGGGAATGCTGGTCCAGACAATTCCTGCCTACCGTCTCCCCCGGGAGACTCTGGCCCGGGAGATTCGCATGATAGAACAGCTGGGTGTAACCATAGAAACCCAGAAGGCTCTGGGCAGGGATTTCACCCTTGACGGTCTGCGCCAGGAGGGATACGAAGCCCTCTTCCTCGCCCTGGGAGCTCCCGAGGGGATGAGTCTGGGGATTCCCGGGGAGGACGCCCCGGGTGTGGTGGAGGCCAACGCCTTCCTGAGGGAGTACAATATTCGCGGGTCGGTTCCGGTGGGCAAAAACGTCGTTGTTGTGGGCGGAGGAAACGCCGCGGTCGACGCAGCCCGAACAGCCCTTCGTCTGGGCGCAGAGACGGTCACCATCGTCTACCGGCGAAGCCAGGAGCAGATGCCAGCCTATGCCGAGGAGATCAGCGAGGCCCTTCACGAGGGGGTCCGGCTCCGTTGTCTGGCGCAACCCGTGAGCCTCTCTACCGGAAAGGACGGAACGCTTGAGGCCCTCCGATGCTCACCCATGGCCTTGGGAGCCTTTGATCGAAGCGGCCGGCGGCGTCCCACATCGTCGGGCAATGAACCGTTCACACTGAAGACAGACCAGGTGATCGTTGCGATCGGCCAGAAGCTGAACGCCCGACCCCTTCTGGGCGACCTGGAGGTGGAGCTCACCGATCAGGGATTCCTGAAAGCCGATCCTTCCACGGGTCAGACCTCGGTTCCCTGGCTCTTCGCCGGGGGCGATGCAGCGAGCGGCCCTGCCTCGGTGGTCTGGGCTATCGCCGCGGGAGAGCGGGCAGCCCGGGGAATGGATATGCTCTTCACCGGCGAGGATCACGCCTTCTGGCGGGAAGAACACTCGCCCGATACCGCCTTCGATCCCGATGCGGACCCCGTGGAATTCCCCCGGGAAGCGGTAGCGACAATTCCTGTGGAACGGCGACGGGGAAGTTTTGACGAGGTAGAACTGCCCTGGAACGAACTGGTGGCGCTCCGCCAGTGCCAGCGATGCCTGCGGTGTGACTACGGGAAAGTAACGGTTCAGCAGGAGACTCACTATGCCTAA